The nucleotide sequence CGTTGGAAGGGCATGGGAGTCTGTAGCCGGTGCTGCCTTTTGCTGTGGTGTCACACCATGCTGGTGCTGTTTTCTTGTCACTGATATCCACGGAAAGTATAGCTTAAACCATTCTTAAAGCCAAAGCAGAGAGTTAGTGCTTGGGGTGTGTTTCCATGTATGTTGCTGATAATGTTGGTGCAGGATGTGTCCCTTGCTCACCTCTCAAACCCCCGCCAAACCAGTTCTCCCACAACTCCTTCCAGCCTTCTTTTAAGTGCACATTTGAGGAGCCCCTGCTCTGTGGCTCAGCATGATGATACTGGAAGGGGCAGAGTGGGGCAAGAACGAgtgcctggggacaggggagtgACTCTGTGGTACTCCCCAAGGTGTCACAACACTTCCTGGGACTTTGTATTCAAGTCCTCTTTTGCACCTCCCTTGAGAACTAGACAAGCATTGACCCAAAATGCAGATTTCTAAGTCTGTACCTTAGACAAGTGTCTTGCTGATGTGCTGTttaggaaagagagagagagaaagaggtgACTACTTTCTGTCTGGTCATTGCTAGGATGCTCTCGTACTGAGGTTGTTTGAACATGAAAAGCATTAAACAGAATAAACACTGTCTCGAACTTTCTGGATACCCCCAGGCCATTATACACCTCTCTAATGAAATTGTTGCAAAAATAGATGAAAGTAATGCTTtacttttttaatcttttctaaATCTCTATTTGGAAATACAtctctctttttcatctttttttccccttccttttcccttaaattcactgaaaattacTTTAGCAGGTCTATCAGCTTGGAGACTCCCATTTGAGTGTTTTAACTGAAATAACCTGAGAAATGATTGATCGTTAAAGAAAGATGGCAACAGTCACCCAAGAACAAAGCATGGGAGTAATTCACTGGTTTCCCTGGAGTCAGAATTGGTCTATTAATATAAACAATCTGAAACATCCcaacaaaaatataatgaaatataaGGCAGCGTTTGTTtgttgttggtgtttttttgctttgcctgCATTTTAGAGAGCTGACGAGAGTAAGATCGCTACATACCATATACAGCTGTGTACATCTTCTAAGGCTTTAGTAGTTGTGACATCAATAACAAGTAATTAGCATCCATAGACTTGAGTGGATTACCAGAACTATGGAAAAAACAGAACCTTTAGACACTAAAAACATTATTTGAACAAGTTGTTTAAAATCTCAAACTCTTATATACAATAAAGTAATACTGAGATTTTCAGATATTTACATGACAATAATTTGGAACATTTTATTTGATAAAACAGTTGAGTATACAGCAGTCTCACATAAGAAAGTTAACAGAAGTTCATTTTAGAGTACCCCAATGAGTTTAGCATTAcaaaaaatactatttattttaatctcaGAGCAAGAGTTATCTACAAATCTATAACTTATAATTATCTAGAAACTAAAAGAATGTTCCTTTTTGCTGAGGTTGATGCTAGGATTATGTGCTTTACAAGTGCAAGACTCTTATGGAATTAATTAGCTGCTGGTAATGTCAGCAACCTTATGTTTGTAACTTTATGCAGGAGTTGTTTCTATTTTGTTCAGATACTGGGTTTTAGCATATCTAGGAGAGATGTTGGTTCTTAATTACCCTTCTTATTACCTTTGTATTTCTCAAACAAATCCTCCTTTGGATTTGTAGCTTTTCTGCAGGATAAAAAGGCCTCATACTGTAAATTAGATGTCAAATTCTCTTGAAGTGCTGGATAACTATTGAAATTAttgaaggaaatggaagaagagGTAGCAGTTCCTTAGGGATCATCACATTTGTGAAACATTTTAGAACAATAGGTAGTGAGAGACACTTCCTGTTTccatatttttctcattttctactGAGGGAGATAACTTGAGTTCCAAGTTACTGGCAGATGTTCCAAGATGACGGTGAGATGGGTTGGCTCAGATCAGGCTAATGATGAGGATATTACCACAGAGGCTTAAATACTGTGTAGTGcatggtgaaaaaaaatttttagagTCTGCTGCTGTCTGATGTGCTGTCTGGttgttctcctttttattttgtgggtTAGAGGACCTAACTGGGTGAatgatttaggaaaaataaaggtaCATCAACAGAAGGCGTACAGTTAATACTCATGAACTGGAATATTATAATGTTTTGCCTGTATTAATGTAGGTGTGAAATGTTCTAAATCCCCTGTAATTCAATCCAcctacaaaattaaaatgctgagGCAAAACTGTGCAAAAGGAAATGACCAGGAAGTGATGACAAGTGTAAAACAAACAGGAGAGCAAGGGGCACATGAGCAAGCAGAAGGGGGAAATACCAAACGgggtgagggaggagagggacCAAAGCAGTGTCCATGGTGAAGCTGCACCGCTGAACCTGGTGTTCACAGAAAGGCTTGGCTGTAAGCGAGTGAGTGGGTGCTGGGCAGTGGCCATGGCAAATGCAGACCTCAGTGTGAAAATTGTGATCAAAGAGAGAGACCAGTGGGGTGAAACggagcagtgcagagctgggctgaggaaTCAGATGAATGAGTGATCCCCTCCATAGTGTAGGGCTAggggaagaataaaaatcatgtaaaaatgttcagggagaacagaaatgctgaaaattatatttgtcTAGTACTGAGGGAATCTATTGGAAATATCCATAACTATACTGAAGTGCAAATTACTTGACCCTTGGTCTGTTTCACACAGGGAGAACAGGACCTGACGACAGGTGAGATTTGATGGAATGGCGTATTTTTCAATAGTAACACAGCACATATTAAGTTGGTACTTCTAAAAATCAGCAGATAGAGAAAACTTCCTTTGGCCAAGGAAGTGCCCAAAgcattattttgtatttttaaatgcctaGAAAAGTTCCTGAAGAGGCAAATAAATTCTCTAGCGTGCCAGAATTTAGAGAGGGTAAGTGACATACCATGAATAATTATAAAGCTCTAACCTAGACATtagttctggaaaaaaattattttaaagctttatgTAGAGATTGATTAATCATGAACACTGGAATAAGAATTAATGCTTAATGGCATAAGTTTACAGAAAATACGTTCTCTCAAGgtaaacttgaaaaataaaatatgtaagcGAAACTTAATCTCTGAGAAACTTGTGTGGAGCTGTACAGCTTTTTATCTGGCAGAAGGACCATCTAGAGTTAACATTAATCCCAAACCATCAACATGCACAACACAGGCTCTTTTCAAACGCCACAGCAAACTGAGTGAGTGCATTGCACTATTATCAATGTGTGGCTCGGACAGGGTGATGGATCACCAGTGTGCCAGAACTGAGTCACCTTTGGGAGTTGgttaattttcaaaagcaaaaaaaataaactatgaAAGGCAAGGACTCCTATTCTTCATGTCCAGCTGTGCTTCAGCTCTCTCCAGGGAGAAGGCAGTGGCTGTtggacacagagctgtgtggaCTGGAGCAAGGTGTGGTGAGAGTCACCACTGGACACTGGTGTTGTGAACTGCTAGGTCCCACTGACTGCCCTCCAACCACATGGCTGGTAATGGTCTTAAAATACAGCCTTTTATCTTgaaccattaaaaaaacagtCTCTCTGTTTTGGGCATCTTCAGGTTACTGCTTTGCAAATTGTAGGAAATCtgagcaaaacatttttgtctgtTGGAAAGAAGTTGCCAACAAACCTGCTACCGGAAAATATctacttccattttttaaaattttctaaatttcaaTCTTgcactttttcttccccttgtgACTGCATTCTTTTAAACCAATATTCTACAGGATGGGTCCACTGTCAGGAAATAgtggaaacatttaaaaaaatagttgtgAAATATGaacttaaaacacttttttcaaagttaaaaatCATCCAAGCAGGGAAAGTTTATTTACCATCACTCATCTACTAAATCAAATATTTGCAATAAATTGTTTTGAAACAATGAAGAAATCTTTTATTCTTTGAGGAAATTACTAATCAAGTCAAATTCAGTAATGAATGAATATGGTTAGCTCTaaacatctttttccttctgtattttgaCATGcctttaagtatttaaaaagcTGAACCATCCTCTGTATTTGTCAGCTGTTAGTGATACTTAGACGGCATCATGGAGGCTTGAGGCATTTGTTTTCCCCCTTTAATCAAGCTATGCATAGTAACATATCAGTGAATTATTTGCAGGCAAAAAAACTTGATCATATTAAACATGTATTGAGTGGGAAGGCATTACATATTTAAATAGAAGATGAGGATAGGTAGGATATAAGATACGGTAGGATATgaatttgctattttaaataaGGCAAGAGAAACTTTGCCCAGACAAGGATCCACTTTTATGTGTGTTACATATTTAAGCTACATCCCTAAGAGATATGCTATCTAAAATCAAGGGACACAGTTACAACATTCATATTCCCACCTTCAGGTATCCCAGgagtctgatttttttcattgtaaCTAAAGGTGACCAGGCACACTTGGAAGTCCATGTCTTTCAGATATTGCAGGctcagtatttaaaaacagaagcagcagcaaacctCTTGACCAAGTAGTTATGCATAACATACTTATCTAAACCTGTATTTAATGTGAGTACTGAACTGTGAGTACTGAATTGTTCAATTTTTCAACCTcagtcatttttttaaaaaaataaatgtttttaagttGAATATTCCCGAAGTAGGTGGTTAGAgaacagccctgggcagggaggagagtTACATGGGGAGAGCTATCCCAGGGCACTCATCTGTGGAGATAACAAACTGAAAGGCAGTCTCAAAATAATACTTTTCACTTCTACAGTGCCTTTAATCTGAAAATCAAAAAGCACTCTGCAGAGTCCATGCAGTCGCTGGGTTGCAGTCACTTCTGGCTATTCCTTTGAGAGGCTTTTCAGCTGCTGTCTGTCCTCAGAGCTGGTCTGTCAGTCCTAGCCTGGTACCTCCCCAGCAGCAGTCCTGTGCAAATCAGTGCACcgttcagaaaaagaaaattgagaaaTAAACACTGCATAGGAATGAGCTTCACATTCACCAAACCAGGGCAGTCCAGAATTATGGACACTGCAACAAACacccacaaacccaaaacaaaacaaagaaacccacGAAGCCTGGAACAGAATTGGTTTTAAGTGCTGCACAATACACAACTGCAGAGCCAGACAGAAACATGGACTACTTTGAGAACTTTTAGCCAGGGTAAAAAAGAGGTTTCTCTTGATATGTGGTGAATCTCATtgcaaaaagaatttaaatCAGTCCTTAATCTTGCtacagtgcttttctttttttcttttcatttttttctcctctttcttgtcttcttttcccTTGGTGATGTTTCCTTTCTGAAGACCATATAAAGCAGGACACAACAAAAGCATTTGCTTCCCTGGCCTTTTGAGAGGAATTATATTTAAATCCAGTCTTTCCAATATCTGGGAGATAATGAGCTTGTGTGCTGCTTCCTTTTAGCCAGTTCTTTGCTGTTCTGAGGACTTCATGATTCACCATCACTGTGtacacaaggaaaagaaaaaaacaccagtGTCACACTGTTGGGTTAATTGTCTCAGAAGGAAATAATATGCAAGACTATCTCTAGAGTTCATGAGAAGGTGTtaccagaaaataaatctgtcacTCATGCAATGGATGAACCAATGCTGGCAGCAAGGGCTGCTCTGATTCCTGTCTGATGGTTTGtggcagcccagcacagcctttctcctgctcctggccctCTTTCCACAGCTGAGGATAACTTTGGAATTTTTGGTTTACATCTGACCTCATAACAGGTGCGTTTTCTCTTTGTCCCACTGGTTTCTGCCCAAGTGGCTTGCTCCCTAGCACTTCCTTAATAACGTTTGGCTCATGCCAATGTTAAAAATGTGACATCTTATATTGGCTGATTTGATTTCAGTCAGCAGGGATAACATCAAGGTTTTAAACCACCTCTGAAGCTAAAAGGGCCACTTGTAATATTTTACAGGTTTTCTTAAGTCTCTTGCCAAATTGAGGCACATCCTGGGAATGCAGTACTTCTTTGTGTACCGACTTAGCAGCCACCCAAAACATTTCTCCACAAGAAGGAGTCATCCTTTCTCAGACAGAAAGACTAGGAGGGTACCCAGCAGCACCCAAGATAAGCCAAACCTCTTAGGTGATAAAGCTTATGGGCATTGCTTGTACTCCACACCCTCAAATGACCCATGCTGTGAAGGGGACaggctgcatttctttttctgggaaagTAAAGGTCCCTGGAGCAGAGATTGGTCTCTACCCCCTTGTGCACCACAGAAGATCATCCCTCACCTGCCGACCCTGCACCCActgcctgctccctcctgcaTGCATGGGATGGGAGCCCTggcccagggcagctggagagGCTTTGCAATTCTGTGCTCAGGCACAATCAGGATTCTAGCACTAGGTTTCAAAGGCAAgagtttttatttcaaatatgtCTTTTGAAAATTGTATGTAAATTTTGAATATGTGCATATACGTATGTTTGTAACTTAGCCTACAAAGCCAAGGTAGGGGACCCCACCTCCCAGGGAGCCCAGGCTATCGTATCTTGCCTCCTGTGCACAAACGTGCAGCCTTGATGCTCATGAGTACACATTTTGCCATAATCAtagctttgtttcattttacttcttagtctttcactttccttgctcaaaagagctgctgaaaatGTCTATTTATCTGTATGTAATTATCTTTCTGACATTATTTATTCATCTAAGAATTTGgttgggaaaagcagcagatctTGGATTGACAAGATTCAATTGGAAATAAATAGGAagcaattttttgtttgtttacccAGAAATCCCACCACTTCAAATATCTTTCCACATGGAAATGaagcatatttcaaaatttcacattaaattaaatttgaagTAGCCTTGGGGTAAGGGAAACACTCaacttagaaatattttaccGCCACACCATTCTGTTCtttaaactttcaaaaatttttatattaaaaattcacttAATCTGAAGAGCAGTTTTGGAACAACTTTAATTCTGGAAATGTCAAAGTGTCATTATTGAAATGTTTTGTCTCatatgttttcaaaattatatcaAAATCATTCATAGTTCAAGACATTTGGGTCTTGATGAACTCCCCCTCAGCATCCTtgtgaagcaaaaaaatacCATCTCTGTTCAGTGTACCCTCAAGATGTTTCCCATACTGAAATAtcaataaaatctaaaaaagaaattaccttAATTTTAGAAGAATTTTGCCCAAACAAAGCAGTCTTTCAGAATCTTAAATGGAATCTAATATTCTTGCACTTTGTGTTCAACTAATATCCTTTGTATGAGCAGCTCTGAATGTTTTAGAGATAAATCtcctatttttatttgcatttgtttgcCTTTCAACAATTTAAGGGCATAAATTTCTCTAATCTAGTCTGATTCTAAGATACCATTCACAAGAAAATTTGCTTAAATAATCTGTGTGCCTTTGCTCTGACTGAAGCATACTTATCTGAACAGGGTTGCTTTTTTGTATCAAGGCTTAAGCCTCACTGTAGTGCtctaaaataattctgttttacaGGTGGGGAGCTTGAGGTAGGGTGTAGCTCGAAGATGCCTTTTGATAGCCAGGAGCAAAACCCCCTTCTTCTGATGGGCTTAATGCAAATCCAGTACAAAAACTCCTTTAACAAGGATGGTATTTAAAATGTCAGCTCAAGCTGGTAGgtcatgatgatttttttcccttaaaatgaATTGTTAAAGATTTTGAAAGTCAGCAATGCTAAGGGTGGTGTTGTGTAGTATGACTTCTGCTGGTGTTAGCCTATGGCTCAAGCATTCTTTGTCCTATACTCCCTGCTATAGTCAGTGGTAGGCTCAGCAAATCTGCTTTTAGAGaactgctgtgcagctgcctcTCCTTAACAATTTTCCCCCCTCTGAGTTATCATCTAGTGGCAGGAAGGGAAGACCCAGATGGCTAACAAATCCAGGATATTTTCCAGTTTCTAAGGGTAAAATTAATGTGCTTGCTTTCATCTGGAACCTAGGAACTAAGCCtctttttttcaaacagaactGAACTACAACAACAACGATTTCACTTGCAACAGATGtaaaaagaaaccttttaaaTACAAGTGGCTGTGGGTGACAAGCCCCATCCAAAGGTTCCTCTGAAACTGCAACTTTGGAGCAACTGAGTAGCAAACTCTGCAGCAGTGGTGATTTAACATCCCTATTTTACTCCTGAGAAAGGAAACTCAGAAAAGAGGATTGGAATATTATGACAAGTCTGCAGTGGGAGGTGAAATTCTGCCAGAGTGGCATGTTCAGCTGAATTCTCTGATGCCATGGGAAGCAGAAGACCTAGGTcgtctccctgctcctggccttgCCTGATTGCATCACTGCTTCTGCTGCACCAGGGATTTTCTTGGCACACAGGATGGCTTGTTTGTTATCATaacctggcacagagcagctgctttgccCACTCCTCAAAATGCAGCTGCAACACAAGGGTGCAGGCAAGGGCAACGTACAGCCTCTTGTTTCCAGCTGGAACTAGAATTTTTAATTAGGGAAAATTGCGAGGGGTTTAGGAGTTCTGGGCAAAATCCTGAGGAAACCAAccagaaagattttaaatttacaaGCTGTCAGGATTGCGGTTTTGCATCCCACTGGGATCTCTGCTTGGACTATCAACTAGTgccagctctgggggagtgCTGCAGGGGGGCACCAGGAAGGTCCTTCGTGGTTCTcattcttgtttttttcttggagtCAGACAAGTCCCTGTCTGTCAGGTCACAGCTCCAGCCAAAACATCTGGTAGTGCTTCCCAAGAACCTATAGGCACCAGGTGGCAGAGGGGAACTGGGTGCCTGTGGTGAAGAGTGCCAAGGAAGCTATGCTGAATGCTTGTATTAACACCTTGGGAAACTGTGATTAAAGTCTGATCAGTGAGTGAAACTCCATCTGTGCAATCTGGCTGTCTGTCTTTCACCACTTTGTAAGGCATAAGATTATTTAGAAGTGCAGTTTACAGGAAGAGACCTGTTTAGAAATAAGCGTGTCAAGCCTTTAGTTTAAGTTGAAGTCAAGGTCcctatatataaaaattttaaaacttagaTTGACCAAAGAATAATTCTATAATTACTTACaaaaaaattagattattttttaatgacattgacaatatttcttcaaataatATAATGAATTAATGTACCTCGGGTTGGCAattgattctttttcttcttctcttacAGTAGGCAAACATTCACAGTCACCTGGAAAAGGGTAAGAAACAAGACTATAGTTACACTTGGCAGTTGttctacatttatttaaaaaatgtatcaaCTTTTATCATGCAGTCACTCTAGAATAATGATCTGCAGATGCACTTCTGCACCCTTTTATCTGCACAGTCCCCATAGCATAAATCTTACATCTCCTTCCCTTTGGTAGGTGTTGCcataatttatttattacataTATTCCAGTTGTCTATGTACACCTATACAAATCAGCTACTTTCGAGGACTGTCATCTACACACTGCCACAGGGAGGGTTGTTTGCTCATCTTCCACTGCTGGCAGTTGCACCTATGCTTTATAGTCCTGCTGGGAATTTGGGGCTGGAGTTTAGGGAACgctaacacacacacacacaaaaaaagtatgtaaaatatttgtttccttctctccacaAAATTTTAAACTATATTTTACACCACTTTTTTCCCATGCAATACACTTAATGCCTCTCTTTCACTACTGCCACTTAGCACATGTTTTCTACAAGAGCTTACAGACCGCGAAGGTCAAAACCCCATCATGTGGAGCACTGTGCTAATGCAAAGAAATGCTCCAAAGAGCTTTATgtcctgaaaaacaaagcatgcCTAGTAGGTCAGGCAAATGAGCCATTTGGATAGAAGGCAAGGGAccaggaatgaaaaaaataccagtgTTTCAGCATTTCCTGGCCAGTGAAAAGCTGTTCATCGTTCCAAATCAGGCCTTGGATAACTCATGGCTTACCAACAACCTGCAACTTCTTGAGGACAATGAAGACCCCTTAGAGATTTTGACTGGGGAATTCACCTGGGAGAAAAATGGGGGGTAAAATGCAAGATACTTAGAAGTAACTGAGAAGGGAGCTGAAGATGCAGCTGCTGGTAGTTACTGTATGTTCTAATTGCTCCATGGGCTGATAGCTTTGcaagggaggggaaggacaTATTCAGAGGTTCCTGGCagcaattttaaataaatggtgGTCTGAACTATGAGCAAATACATATTTCTTCTACAATGCCTCAATGTGGAGCACAAAACTGTAGAAATTCTGGAGACTGAAAGGACTAGATAATTCAGAGAAACCAGTatttagcattaaaaatatgtatttaaaaatacaaataacatTCACAGCTATAAGTGTGTTTAATAGAAATGtctactgaaaactgaaaacatttctgagtTTCCatcacatattaaaaataaactcccACACAAACTAAAATACTCCTCTGAAAAATTCTATCCCTGACATTTGTTCAGTTATTTTAGTAGGAGGGAGTCAAGAGCGCAACTAAAAATGTTGTAGGAAAAGCAGTGATATGCATACAAAACACCTTCCATTGATTTCCTATACATGGGATCTACGTCAGCAGGCAAGAGAGGGAGGATGGAGTAGAGGGGTTACCGTGTACCATTTTTGTTCATGCTGTTCATCCATTTATCAAGCTCTTCCATTTCTATCTCCATAACAGAGGGCGTGTCTTCTTCAAAAATAGGACTTGAGAGAAGAGAGGGGGCAAAAAACCATTACACAAAATGCTTAATTCAAACAATTTACAATGTAGTGATTTTGTATGACTCTCTTATAATTCCAGACACATGTATTAGCTGTGGAAAGCCATCCTAGCCTAGTAATCTGAGAAGATGTCAGCCCAGTGGGTGTAAACCTAGGGGCCACAAACAGACGCGAGGGAGCGGCGCTGAGATGCCAGTCCTGGGCAGAGGTAGGGCCAGCTGAGACATAACACGCAGAGGGACTCAGATAGTGCAGCCAGGGGCATGCCAGAGCACAGGGTCACTGCAGCTTCTTGAAAACTCTCCCTGCTGTAAatagaaaactaaaaaaaaaatttgttcctGCCCTCCTGGAACACGTGACAGAAGTGCCATTGCTCCAGTGTTAAAAGCTGAAGGCCTAAAGTTTCATCATATCTGTGACTGACATGTGCAGTGACTTCAAAAGGAAAGGTCAGGAGTGGAGTagctgcatttatttaaatgtctcTGCTTAGCTCCCTTTTGCTTATCATTCCTGCAGTCATAtgatagaaaaaatatttttagcaagaaaaccttttttttttctcgtaGAGCCAATTCATGAACTTTCAGCATTGATTAGCAAGATGGAGCTCAGTAAAAGGTACCAATAAAAATTATCACTCTGATATGAGCCATGCAGCTTCTGTCTTGTTTTCCAAGCAGCTAAGGCATTGCTCCTGGGGCAGCCAGGCAAGCCTTTTTGCCTCACCTCTGAGTAAGAAGACAAACTTGAAAAATAGGGGAGCAAGACACAGAGCTTGTTCTAAATTGTAAAAGCCTGTGATGAGCCTGGGAACTGATCCCCTTAGCTCATGGGGCACCTTGTACCTCTTGCGGCTGGTGGAGCAGGAGGTGCCTAAGAGCAGGCGTAGCAAGGGCTGTGGGTGTCTGTGGAGCAGCCCTTGCCTCAGTCACCACTAAGTCTTGTTCTCCTGCTCTAGTCTTAAACCTTCAGCCGGGTACTGAAGTCACACTTTAGCCACCTGTTGAGATAGCTAGTTCAATTGATGGCAAAAGGCAATGATGTTTAGTGTACAGCTAAATTAAAAGAGATAGTGAAGGAGACAAAGGTTAGagtaaaagaattttttttaaaaaaagaatggtATTCATAAAATTTACCTTTTCACATTTTCACTTCCCAGCTCatctggaaaagaggagaattGGTGTTCATAATTCTGCATGATATATACTCCATTGTATTTACAAGGTCCAGACTGCAAGCCTTGAATAGGGTCAAGTAAAATAGGTTGCATTTTCAAAAGGCATAAAAACTAAATTGCAGATGAAAGACAAAGCATCTTATCCTGTTTGTAATTTTCAGAGGACCCCATTATTTCGAATCTAAAAGCAGCTCGTTATTAGCTCAGCCACACTAGGAGGAAGCCCAGTGTTGGTGTTGCAgtgggcaggacagggcagatGCACACTTCCCTCAGCAAAACAGATGTGCTGAGGGAAATGGTATCCTGAAAAGGAAccacctctgaaaaaaaattgtttactgGAAGCATTGGGACATTTTGCTACAGATTACACTCAGGCAATCCAGCTCTGTCTGGAGACTCTGGGAGCCACTCATGGGGAGAAGGGTGGGGAGGAGTTGGACTGCATGGCAGATTTGATCTTAGGCAAATGAAGCTGAACTAGCCAGATGTCAAAAGGGATCCAATGCTACTTGTGACTCCAAGACAAAGTAAAGATGGGGAAAGCAATGGTGTCACAGACATAATTCTGATAAATATCTTTACCTCCAGGAATCAAGTGACTGAAAAACCTGTCTTAAATCaccttatttttaattcattgttGCCAGTGGGTGATACCTCCCAGTTGTTCTAGCACATTCCCAGACTGCAGAGCCACCCCAGAACCACAGAGCCATCTGCCCCAGCCTTGACCTTGAGGATGCTCAAAATTCCAGGTCCAAGCAGTTGGCACGGGGCATGAGATCCCAGGATCGTGTTCCTGAAAGGCACCACATTTCCTAACCCTCTGAAGAGTGTACCTGCATTTCAATCATCCAGAAACAAGCAGACAACTGGGTGTCTGGTTGCAAATTCAGATTTTGTTAGAGGGAAACCCAGTGATCAGGCAAATGCAGCCTAAAAATGCCCTGAAAACTTGACTTAAAATCTGTGTTGAATGTGTTGCACTGTCTGCAGGCTGATGAGCTTAGAGCTGCACTCTGACCATGTAGAGACACTGATATGACTATTTCAGGATTTCACTTACCAACTATGTGGTTTTAATATGACACctcactttgttttcttgtggC is from Corvus moneduloides isolate bCorMon1 chromosome 5, bCorMon1.pri, whole genome shotgun sequence and encodes:
- the TMEM154 gene encoding transmembrane protein 154 isoform X3, with amino-acid sequence MRSAALISLLSALALAGGSAGDDELGSENVKSPIFEEDTPSVMEIEMEELDKWMNSMNKNGDCECLPTVREEEKESIANPSDGES